A single genomic interval of Malania oleifera isolate guangnan ecotype guangnan chromosome 13, ASM2987363v1, whole genome shotgun sequence harbors:
- the LOC131145469 gene encoding membrane steroid-binding protein 2-like translates to MALQLWETLKEAILVYTGLSPATFFTVLALAVAIYYVVSGLFVSPDHHRQAPRGLEEQMEPLPPPVQLGEVTEEELRAYDGSDSKKPLLMAIKGQIYDVSQSRMFYGPGGPYALFAGKDASRALAKMSFEDKDLTGDVSGLGPFELEALQDWEYKFMSKYVKVGTIKKTVPVTEGSATGEPAEAADHDVDRPVEDGPAKPAEDGPAKPAEDGPAKPAEDGPSESAAARAVETPSDGNAEKD, encoded by the exons ATGGCTCTGCAACTGTGGGAGACGCTGAAGGAGGCCATCTTAGTCTACACGGGTCTCTCTCCGGCGACCTTCTTTACCGTGCTTGCTCTGGCGGTGGCCATCTACTACGTGGTTTCGGGACTGTTTGTGTCGCCCGATCATCATCGCCAGGCGCCCAGGGGGCTCGAGGAGCAGATGGAACCGCTGCCTCCGCCCGTGCAGCTCGGCGAGGTCACTGAGGAGGAGCTCAGGGCCTACGATGGCTCCGATTCGAAGAAGCCCTTGCTCATGGCCATCAAGGGTCAGATCTATGATGTCTCACAGAGCAG AATGTTTTATGGGCCTGGTGGGCCTTACGCGCTGTTTGCTGGGAAGGATGCTAGTCGAGCTCTTGCAAAGATGTCTTTTGAAGATAAAGATTTGACTGGGGATGTTTCTGGTCTTGGTCCATTTGAACTCGAGGCCTTACAGGACTGGGAATACAAGTTTATGAGCAAGTATGTCAAAGTTGGAACCATCAAGAAGACAGTTCCAGTGACCGAGGGCTCTGCCACTGGCGAGCCAGCAGAAGCTGCTGATCATGATGTTGATAGGCCTGTAGAAGACGGACCAGCTAAGCCAGCAGAGGACGGACCAGCTAAGCCTGCAGAGGATGGACCAGCTAAGCCTGCAGAGGATGGTCCATCGGAGAGTGCAGCAGCCAGAGCAGTTGAAACCCCTAGTGATGGCAATGCTGAGAAAGACTAA